The following proteins are encoded in a genomic region of Camelus ferus isolate YT-003-E chromosome 8, BCGSAC_Cfer_1.0, whole genome shotgun sequence:
- the RWDD1 gene encoding RWD domain-containing protein 1, with the protein MTDYGEEQRNELEALESIYPDSFTVLSENPPSFTITVTSEAGENDETVQATLKFTYSEKYPDEAPLYEIFSQLNLEDTDVSDILKLLALQAEENLGMVMIFTLVTAVQEKLNEIVDQMKTRREEEKKQKEKEAEEAEKQLFHGTPVTIENFLNWKAKFDAELLEIKKKRMKEEEQAGKNKLSGRQLFETDHNLDTSDIQFLEDAGNNVEVDESLFQEMDDLDLEDDEDDPDYNPADPESDLTD; encoded by the exons TATTATCAGAAAATCCACCCAGCTTCACCATTACCGTGACATCTGAGGCCGGAGAAAATGATGAAA CTGTCCAGGCTACCCTCAAGTTTACATACAGTGAAAAATACCCAGATGAAGCCCCCCTTTATGAAATATTCTCCCAGTTAAATCTAGAAGATACTGATGTCTCagacattttgaaattattagcATTACAG GCAGAAGAAAACCTTGGTATGGTGATGATCTTTACTTTAGTGACAGCTgtgcaagaaaaattaaatgaaatagtggATCAAATGAAAActagaagagaagaagaaaagaaacaaaaagaaaaagaagcagaagaagctGAAAAG cAATTATTTCATGGCACTCCAGTTACAATTGAGAATTTCTTAAATTGGAAGGCCAAGTTTGATGCAgaactcttggaaattaaaaagaaacgaatgaaagaagaagaacaagcaggaaaaaataaattaagtg ggAGACAGCTGTTTGAAACAGATCATAATCTCGACACATCTGATATCCAGTTCTTGGAAGATG CTGGAAACAATGTGGAGGTAGATGAGTCTTTGTTCCAGGAGATGGATGACTTGGATCTGGAGGATGACGAGGATGATCCAGACTACAATCCTGCTGACCCGGAGAGTGACCTGACTGACTAA